A stretch of Candidatus Bathyarchaeia archaeon DNA encodes these proteins:
- the acs gene encoding acetate--CoA ligase, producing MLRVGEIYEPRQHFKAHAWINNCVVYEKAEKDYISFWDEIAKKEVNWFTPYEKVLDDTNAPFYKWFVGGKLNISYNCLDRHIATWRKNKVALIWQGEPDGDRRIITYYELYRRVLRFANALKQLGITKGDRVTIYMGMVPELPVAMLACARIGAIHSVVFGGFSAAALRERINDAQAKLVITMDGFYRRGRIVETKRIVDEAIELAPSVQNVIVMRRTGHDVNIMDDRDIWWDDFQDGVEPKCDAEVVDSEHPLYILYTSGTTGKPKGVMHVHGGYNVGTHITTKWVFDLKDEDIFWCTADIGWVTGHSYVVYGPFSNGATVLMYEGAPDYPHPDRWWSIIEHYGVSIFYTSPTAIRLFMRFGEEWVKKHDLSTLRLLGTVGEPINPEAWRWYNRNIGKDNCPIVDTWWQTETGMILITPLPGVTKLKPGSATFPFPSVKAEVVDDEGRPLPPNTRGKLILTRPWPAMLRTLWRDPDGYIRRYWSAFKDRCVYLTGDGAMKDDDGYLWLLGRVDDVLKVAGHRLGTAELESALVAHKAVSEAAVIGRPHEIKDEVPVAFVILKKGVEPTADLRKELKDQIKTMIGPIAVPDEIYFVEKLPKTRSGKIMRRVLRALEKGESIGDITTLEDETSVEEAKNKVTEG from the coding sequence ATGCTCAGAGTGGGAGAAATCTATGAGCCGAGGCAACATTTCAAAGCTCACGCGTGGATAAACAACTGTGTCGTATACGAGAAGGCTGAGAAGGACTACATCTCTTTTTGGGATGAGATTGCCAAAAAAGAAGTCAACTGGTTTACGCCATACGAGAAAGTACTAGATGACACCAACGCGCCTTTCTACAAATGGTTCGTCGGCGGCAAACTGAACATATCCTACAACTGCCTCGACAGGCATATAGCTACGTGGAGGAAGAACAAGGTCGCGTTAATATGGCAGGGCGAGCCTGACGGCGATAGAAGAATCATAACCTACTATGAACTTTACAGGAGGGTACTACGGTTCGCCAACGCTCTAAAACAGCTTGGAATAACGAAAGGTGACAGAGTTACAATTTACATGGGAATGGTTCCAGAACTACCTGTCGCAATGCTTGCCTGCGCCCGAATCGGTGCAATTCACAGTGTAGTTTTCGGCGGGTTCTCCGCCGCGGCACTGCGGGAGAGAATAAATGACGCTCAAGCCAAGTTAGTCATCACAATGGATGGTTTCTATAGAAGAGGTAGGATCGTTGAGACCAAGCGAATTGTTGATGAGGCGATTGAACTTGCACCAAGCGTTCAAAATGTCATCGTGATGCGAAGAACAGGGCATGATGTTAACATTATGGATGATCGGGACATCTGGTGGGATGATTTCCAAGATGGTGTGGAGCCGAAATGTGATGCGGAGGTAGTTGACAGCGAGCATCCACTTTATATCCTTTATACCTCGGGCACAACAGGCAAGCCGAAGGGTGTCATGCATGTCCACGGCGGCTACAATGTTGGCACTCACATCACAACTAAATGGGTATTCGACCTTAAAGATGAGGACATATTTTGGTGTACAGCCGATATAGGTTGGGTCACAGGTCATAGTTATGTCGTTTACGGCCCGTTCTCAAACGGCGCAACTGTGTTGATGTACGAAGGAGCACCCGACTACCCGCACCCGGATCGGTGGTGGAGTATAATTGAGCATTACGGTGTTAGCATCTTCTATACATCCCCCACGGCGATTCGACTATTTATGCGATTTGGTGAAGAATGGGTTAAAAAGCATGATTTGAGCACTTTGAGGCTACTCGGAACGGTTGGGGAGCCTATAAATCCTGAGGCATGGAGATGGTATAACAGAAATATCGGTAAGGACAACTGCCCGATTGTTGACACTTGGTGGCAGACTGAAACAGGCATGATCCTTATAACACCTTTGCCTGGAGTTACAAAGTTGAAGCCAGGCTCAGCGACATTTCCATTCCCAAGTGTGAAAGCTGAAGTCGTAGACGACGAAGGTAGACCTCTGCCGCCTAACACGCGTGGAAAGCTAATTTTAACCAGACCATGGCCCGCGATGTTGCGGACTCTCTGGAGGGATCCGGATGGGTATATTAGGCGGTATTGGAGCGCGTTTAAAGACAGATGCGTCTACCTTACCGGAGATGGAGCGATGAAAGATGACGACGGATACTTGTGGTTGCTAGGCAGGGTCGACGACGTCCTAAAGGTCGCGGGACACAGACTGGGAACAGCTGAACTTGAAAGCGCATTGGTTGCACATAAGGCGGTTAGTGAAGCTGCGGTCATAGGGCGACCTCATGAAATTAAGGACGAAGTGCCTGTTGCTTTCGTTATACTTAAAAAAGGCGTAGAGCCGACGGCAGATCTTAGAAAGGAGCTCAAGGATCAGATAAAGACTATGATAGGCCCGATAGCCGTACCCGACGAGATATACTTCGTTGAAAAACTGCCGAAGACTAGAAGTGGTAAGATAATGCGTAGGGTGCTTCGCGCTCTCGAGAAGGGAGAGAGCATAGGAGATATAACTACCCTCGAGGATGAAACCTCCGTGGAAGAAGCAAAGAATAAAGTAACCGAAGGATAG
- a CDS encoding CDC48 family AAA ATPase, whose amino-acid sequence MSSVIMRVAEALPRDVGRGIARIDPKIAGELKLTSGDVVEILGKQKTAAIYWPGYREDYGKSIIRIDGSTRSNAKVSIDDKVTVRKVEAKPAEKVALAPAEPLRIIGGEEYVGQLIEGRAVSRGDVIPISIMGKRIDLVVSSFQPASSVVVVTPETEITLSEEPAKTTRTIPRVTYEDIGGMRNEIRKVREMIELPLRHPELFERLGVDAPKGVLLYGPPGTGKTLLARAIANETNSNFIAISGPEIMSKFYGESEGRLREIFKEAEENAPSIIFIDEIDSIAPKREEVTGEVERRVVSQLLALMDGLESRGKVLVIGATNRPNSLDPALRRPGRFDREIEIGIPDREGRMEILQVHTRGMPLSEDVDIGKLADVTHGFVGADLEALCKEAAMRALRRILPEINLEEGSIPTETLNRITITMSDFQEALKEVEPSAMREVLVDVPNVHWEDVGGLEGVKQELREAVEWPLKYPELFKYVSAKPPKGILLYGPPGTGKTLLAKALANESESNFISVKGPELLSKWVGESERAVREIFRKAKQAAPCIIFFDEVDALTPSRGSGYGDSHVTERVISQLLTELDGVEELNNVVIIGATNRPDLIDPALLRPGRFDRLLYVPPPNREARLEILKIHTRGKPLAEDVDLGKLASQTEGLTGADLAALVNTATMLAIREHMSKYKGEEAKQKVKELKVYAKHFDEALKLRSSTTHGGSYTTVEAGNISQKILA is encoded by the coding sequence ATGTCTTCAGTTATCATGCGTGTGGCAGAGGCGCTCCCACGCGATGTGGGGCGCGGCATAGCGAGGATAGACCCAAAAATTGCTGGCGAGCTTAAGCTTACATCCGGCGATGTGGTCGAGATTCTTGGAAAGCAGAAGACTGCGGCAATTTACTGGCCGGGATATCGTGAGGACTATGGAAAGTCCATAATTCGAATAGACGGATCCACTAGAAGCAACGCGAAGGTTAGCATAGATGACAAAGTAACTGTGAGAAAAGTTGAGGCGAAGCCTGCGGAGAAAGTGGCTCTTGCCCCTGCGGAGCCTCTGAGAATAATTGGCGGCGAAGAGTATGTGGGGCAACTAATTGAGGGGCGTGCGGTCTCGAGGGGAGATGTCATACCCATCAGCATTATGGGTAAAAGAATCGACTTAGTTGTATCTAGCTTCCAACCTGCATCCTCGGTTGTGGTTGTCACACCTGAAACGGAGATTACCTTAAGCGAAGAACCAGCTAAAACTACCAGGACCATACCTCGGGTCACTTATGAAGATATAGGCGGAATGAGAAACGAGATACGGAAAGTTCGAGAGATGATAGAGCTGCCCCTCCGTCACCCTGAACTCTTTGAGAGACTGGGCGTTGACGCACCTAAAGGAGTGCTGTTATATGGTCCACCAGGAACTGGCAAGACCCTTCTAGCTAGAGCAATAGCCAATGAGACCAATTCAAACTTTATCGCCATCAGCGGCCCCGAGATTATGAGCAAATTCTATGGAGAGAGTGAGGGTCGTCTAAGAGAGATCTTTAAAGAGGCAGAGGAGAACGCGCCCAGCATCATATTCATAGACGAGATCGACTCTATAGCGCCGAAGAGAGAGGAGGTTACGGGGGAAGTTGAAAGGCGAGTTGTCTCACAGCTTCTAGCTTTGATGGATGGTTTGGAGTCCAGAGGTAAGGTATTGGTAATTGGCGCTACTAACAGACCAAACTCACTAGATCCAGCTTTGAGGCGACCTGGCCGCTTCGATAGAGAGATCGAGATAGGAATACCGGACCGTGAGGGTAGGATGGAGATTCTGCAAGTTCACACACGTGGCATGCCTCTCTCCGAGGATGTGGATATTGGAAAGTTGGCGGACGTCACTCACGGCTTTGTAGGGGCTGACTTGGAGGCGCTATGTAAAGAGGCTGCAATGAGGGCACTGCGAAGGATACTACCTGAGATAAATCTAGAGGAAGGAAGTATCCCAACCGAGACCTTGAACAGAATCACTATAACTATGAGTGACTTCCAAGAGGCGTTGAAGGAAGTAGAACCCTCAGCCATGAGGGAGGTTCTGGTAGACGTTCCTAATGTGCATTGGGAGGATGTTGGTGGGTTGGAGGGTGTGAAACAGGAGCTTAGGGAGGCAGTAGAGTGGCCTCTTAAATATCCTGAGCTTTTCAAGTATGTTAGCGCAAAGCCACCTAAAGGCATATTACTCTACGGGCCGCCTGGGACAGGTAAAACACTCTTGGCCAAGGCTCTAGCTAACGAGAGTGAGTCCAACTTCATAAGTGTTAAGGGGCCTGAACTCTTATCAAAATGGGTTGGCGAATCCGAGAGGGCAGTGAGGGAAATTTTTAGAAAGGCAAAACAGGCAGCGCCTTGCATCATCTTCTTTGACGAGGTAGATGCACTAACTCCCTCACGTGGGTCAGGTTACGGCGATTCTCATGTCACTGAGCGTGTGATCAGCCAACTCCTAACAGAGCTGGATGGAGTAGAGGAGCTTAACAATGTCGTGATTATTGGAGCTACTAATAGGCCAGACCTCATCGACCCTGCGTTACTTAGACCTGGCAGATTTGACAGGCTACTCTACGTACCTCCACCTAACCGTGAGGCAAGGCTAGAGATACTGAAAATTCACACTAGAGGGAAGCCCTTAGCTGAGGATGTTGATCTCGGCAAGTTAGCCTCTCAGACAGAGGGTCTAACTGGCGCAGATCTAGCAGCTCTCGTCAATACAGCTACCATGCTGGCGATAAGGGAGCATATGAGTAAGTACAAGGGAGAGGAAGCTAAACAGAAGGTTAAAGAACTCAAAGTCTACGCTAAGCATTTCGACGAGGCGTTAAAACTTAGATCCTCCACCACCCACGGGGGCAGCTACACAACGGTGGAGGCTGGCAATATCTCCCAGAAGATACTAGCCTAA
- a CDS encoding SLC13 family permease — protein MFEIMQLTAISIFIFSYSLILSGKVNKTLAAVIGAVLVVATGVVPSDIVLSFINWESLGLLAGMFIIVTALKLAGFFRWVGLHIAKTVDHHPVLMFFTLPLITGGLSSFLDAVTVILVMATMTIEILDGLEINPTPFIMAEIFAANIGGSATMMSDPTNVVIGTSLGYSLTDFLANTGPISYSVLVLILAALGVINRGYLKEGLMKHPIHKYRLTHKPKDAILDWRLLKVSVLAFFLAVTLLAIQEIVGISAAMAAIFAATLILAFDLRGSFGIIKKVDWSILLFFGGLFVVVGGLKNTGVLNLVATAISSVTGENLVIAITVVFLLAAVLSIFVDNVALATAFIPVIQGIAVYDGLELAPLAWALSLGVCFGGVATPFGTATNIAGLSICNRMNHPICWKSYFRTTAPLTLMVLLLADTFLILRYAL, from the coding sequence ATGTTTGAAATTATGCAGCTAACGGCTATCAGTATCTTCATCTTCTCTTACTCGCTTATTTTATCTGGAAAAGTCAATAAAACTCTTGCTGCTGTAATAGGCGCCGTACTAGTTGTAGCCACCGGGGTTGTGCCTAGTGATATTGTTCTATCCTTCATTAACTGGGAGAGCCTCGGGCTGCTGGCAGGGATGTTCATAATAGTGACAGCACTTAAACTGGCAGGTTTCTTCAGGTGGGTCGGGTTACATATTGCAAAGACAGTCGATCACCACCCCGTACTAATGTTCTTCACGCTGCCACTCATCACAGGGGGTCTCTCCTCATTCCTAGACGCAGTTACAGTTATTCTAGTGATGGCTACCATGACCATAGAGATATTGGACGGGTTAGAGATCAATCCAACCCCTTTCATTATGGCTGAAATCTTCGCCGCAAATATTGGCGGCAGCGCGACGATGATGAGCGACCCTACCAACGTCGTCATTGGAACCTCGCTAGGTTATTCCTTAACAGACTTTCTCGCGAACACAGGCCCCATCTCCTACAGCGTCTTAGTGCTAATCTTGGCCGCTCTAGGTGTTATCAACCGAGGTTACCTAAAAGAAGGTTTGATGAAGCATCCTATACACAAATATAGGTTGACACATAAACCTAAAGACGCTATCCTCGATTGGAGACTTCTCAAAGTTAGCGTGCTCGCTTTCTTCCTCGCCGTGACTCTGCTTGCCATCCAAGAGATTGTAGGGATATCCGCAGCCATGGCTGCTATCTTTGCAGCTACTCTAATCTTAGCCTTCGACCTACGTGGCTCCTTCGGCATTATTAAGAAGGTTGATTGGAGTATATTATTGTTCTTCGGTGGGCTTTTCGTAGTGGTAGGGGGGCTGAAGAACACAGGAGTTCTAAACCTAGTTGCAACTGCTATATCGAGCGTAACTGGGGAGAACCTAGTAATCGCCATAACAGTAGTATTCCTGCTAGCTGCAGTTCTCTCAATTTTCGTGGATAATGTCGCCTTGGCAACGGCTTTCATTCCGGTAATTCAAGGCATCGCCGTCTACGACGGTTTGGAGTTAGCTCCTCTGGCTTGGGCTCTCTCTTTAGGTGTATGCTTTGGGGGGGTCGCTACCCCGTTCGGCACAGCTACCAATATAGCAGGGTTGTCGATCTGTAACAGAATGAATCATCCCATCTGTTGGAAATCTTATTTCCGTACTACAGCACCTTTAACGCTCATGGTCTTGCTCCTAGCTGACACTTTTTTGATTCTTCGCTATGCCCTATAA
- a CDS encoding acyltransferase translates to MSETAPAYYLSPRASIGQGVLLEGYNVILGSTTIGENSIIGYQTIIGFPTKGKLSLIDKTAKKPSKPAFSQYDEISEGATIHANCVLRSFNVIYEGVKLGRRVETGHNVMIREGAVIGDGTMIGSGSLIEGGGVEIGVGVSIQSAVFISAPIMIGDNVFIGPRACFINDKYPQSKVRRKTVVEDGAVIGANAIIGAGVKIGEEAVVAAGSVVTKTVPPRVVVKGIPARRYMTRRQFETKKREYEKLSI, encoded by the coding sequence ATGAGTGAAACCGCACCCGCCTACTATCTCTCGCCTAGAGCTTCTATAGGACAAGGAGTCCTTCTGGAAGGTTATAATGTCATATTAGGTTCGACCACAATAGGAGAGAACAGCATAATCGGCTACCAGACAATAATAGGTTTCCCCACCAAGGGTAAGCTCAGTTTAATAGATAAGACAGCTAAAAAACCAAGCAAACCAGCATTTTCGCAGTATGACGAGATAAGTGAAGGTGCAACCATTCATGCAAATTGCGTCCTCCGCAGCTTTAACGTAATCTACGAAGGTGTAAAGCTAGGTAGACGCGTCGAGACCGGCCATAACGTGATGATCCGTGAAGGTGCAGTTATTGGAGATGGGACTATGATCGGCTCAGGCAGTCTTATCGAGGGAGGAGGAGTAGAGATAGGGGTTGGGGTGAGCATTCAATCCGCAGTATTTATCTCTGCACCAATAATGATCGGAGATAATGTATTCATAGGGCCGCGGGCGTGCTTCATAAACGATAAATACCCTCAAAGCAAGGTGAGGAGGAAGACTGTTGTTGAAGATGGAGCTGTCATAGGTGCGAACGCAATTATAGGCGCGGGCGTGAAGATAGGGGAAGAAGCTGTTGTGGCGGCTGGCTCGGTGGTTACTAAAACTGTCCCACCCAGAGTGGTTGTCAAAGGTATACCTGCGCGGCGTTACATGACAAGGAGACAATTCGAGACGAAAAAGAGAGAATACGAGAAGTTATCTATCTAA
- a CDS encoding Lrp/AsnC family transcriptional regulator has protein sequence MSIDDVDLRILAELVENSKVPFTDIGKNLSIHPNVVAYRVRRMEQAGIIKKYTVLLDLEKLGLSEHICVSANFPGFTERDDLIKEIASIPQIFRLFSTLGDPGLMIFILGKNKTEINEIISRIRKLDINIEATSPIVKVYQDWLQGCFLQNLTERNGQTGRSPNKPAAASNGDIAYVLDR, from the coding sequence TTGTCTATCGATGATGTTGACTTAAGAATTCTAGCCGAGTTGGTGGAGAATTCGAAAGTTCCATTCACGGATATCGGTAAAAACCTATCCATACACCCAAACGTAGTCGCCTATCGAGTTAGAAGAATGGAGCAGGCAGGGATTATAAAGAAGTATACTGTGCTCTTAGATCTGGAGAAACTTGGTTTGAGTGAACACATCTGTGTGAGTGCGAATTTCCCAGGCTTCACCGAGCGGGACGACCTAATTAAGGAAATAGCAAGCATACCTCAGATCTTTAGATTATTCAGCACATTAGGAGATCCGGGTTTGATGATCTTTATTTTAGGCAAGAATAAAACAGAGATAAACGAAATCATATCGCGGATTAGGAAACTTGACATTAACATCGAAGCCACTTCCCCGATAGTCAAAGTTTACCAAGACTGGCTGCAAGGATGCTTCCTTCAGAACTTAACCGAGAGGAACGGTCAAACTGGACGAAGCCCCAATAAACCCGCAGCTGCATCCAACGGCGACATAGCCTATGTTTTAGATAGATAA
- a CDS encoding AAA family ATPase, with amino-acid sequence MASTELEQFAVKYAREAINSDTQGSKSMAIAKYQQAIEVLLRLCSLYPNAPQNRVYMERIDAYRKRVNELKTGVSRQELSDHSPPAKFEQLVLSEKPNVKWGDIADLEDAKRAIQESIIYPVKRPDLFPLGWPTGILLFGPPGCGKTLLAAAVATEIDAVFYCIDAASVMSKWLGESEKNVAQLFESAEKASARGQPAIIFIDEIDSLVGVRSEEVGGEARMRNQFLTEMDNVSNKNKRQHIYVIGATNKPWALDLPFIRRFQKRIYVPLPDHQSRLEIFKIYLKNLRCSQDVDLVELSKMMEGYSGSDIRDIFQSVHIKTVREFFESNDAGKCRAQPREIKMSDFMEILRERKPSVSQEVIKSYTRWFEEFKAL; translated from the coding sequence ATGGCATCAACCGAGCTTGAACAGTTTGCTGTAAAGTATGCCCGAGAGGCGATAAATTCTGACACCCAAGGTTCTAAGTCCATGGCTATCGCGAAATATCAGCAGGCAATCGAGGTTCTTCTACGGCTTTGTAGTCTTTACCCTAACGCGCCCCAGAATCGTGTCTACATGGAACGCATAGATGCCTACAGAAAACGGGTAAACGAACTCAAGACTGGAGTTTCTAGGCAAGAGCTGAGCGACCACTCTCCCCCAGCCAAATTTGAACAGCTAGTTCTGAGCGAGAAGCCTAACGTTAAATGGGGCGATATAGCAGATCTTGAAGACGCTAAAAGGGCGATTCAGGAGTCGATAATCTACCCAGTTAAGAGACCTGACCTCTTTCCGCTAGGATGGCCAACCGGCATACTCCTCTTCGGGCCGCCGGGTTGTGGCAAGACGCTGTTAGCTGCGGCGGTCGCCACGGAGATAGATGCCGTTTTTTACTGTATTGACGCAGCCTCAGTCATGTCCAAATGGTTAGGCGAATCTGAGAAGAATGTGGCTCAGCTCTTTGAATCTGCTGAGAAGGCTTCTGCGAGGGGCCAGCCAGCGATCATATTCATAGATGAGATCGACTCGCTGGTTGGGGTGCGGAGTGAAGAGGTTGGTGGTGAGGCTAGAATGAGAAATCAATTCTTAACAGAGATGGACAACGTCTCAAACAAAAATAAGAGACAACACATCTATGTGATCGGGGCTACAAACAAACCCTGGGCTCTAGACTTGCCCTTCATTCGGAGATTTCAGAAGAGGATCTACGTTCCACTCCCAGACCATCAATCTCGGTTAGAGATCTTCAAAATTTACCTCAAGAATTTGAGGTGTTCACAGGATGTGGATCTTGTAGAACTTAGTAAGATGATGGAAGGCTACTCTGGAAGTGATATCCGCGACATTTTTCAGAGTGTTCACATAAAGACTGTCAGAGAATTCTTCGAGTCGAACGACGCCGGCAAGTGTAGGGCGCAACCTCGCGAGATTAAAATGTCCGACTTCATGGAAATATTACGAGAGAGAAAGCCGAGTGTCTCCCAAGAAGTTATAAAGTCCTACACTAGGTGGTTCGAGGAATTTAAGGCTCTATAA
- a CDS encoding Snf7 family protein, with the protein MSDNLVKNWDRELRDSMFQRLEDKVHKIPLRERVSQASYRLKLLQERLEQASKRMQNHDKELFDKCVAAELSKDPQRAIMYANECAEVRKMAKVLLLSQLAIERVLLRLETVREFGDVIVEMAPISGVIHALKGRLAGVIPEVSYELAAIGEMMNGMIVEAGDVTGSTYNVTTINEESKRILNEAGTIAEQRIKEKFPELPTAYRAATSEREFTSK; encoded by the coding sequence GTGTCAGACAACCTGGTGAAAAATTGGGATAGAGAACTTAGAGATTCAATGTTCCAGAGGTTAGAAGACAAAGTTCACAAGATACCTCTGAGGGAGAGAGTTTCTCAGGCGAGTTATCGACTGAAACTGTTGCAAGAGCGTCTTGAGCAGGCAAGCAAAAGAATGCAGAATCATGACAAAGAGCTTTTCGATAAATGTGTAGCTGCGGAGCTGTCCAAGGACCCCCAACGGGCAATAATGTATGCAAACGAGTGCGCAGAAGTTAGGAAAATGGCGAAGGTTCTACTTCTCAGCCAGCTGGCTATAGAGCGAGTTCTACTTAGACTTGAGACTGTTAGGGAGTTTGGGGACGTCATAGTTGAGATGGCACCAATATCTGGAGTTATACATGCGTTGAAAGGTAGATTGGCAGGTGTCATCCCTGAGGTCTCTTATGAGCTCGCTGCGATAGGTGAGATGATGAATGGGATGATCGTTGAGGCTGGAGACGTTACAGGATCCACTTACAATGTTACAACCATAAACGAGGAATCCAAAAGGATTTTGAATGAAGCTGGCACCATAGCTGAACAGCGCATTAAAGAGAAGTTCCCAGAATTGCCAACAGCCTACAGAGCAGCTACTTCGGAAAGGGAGTTCACCTCCAAGTAA